The following DNA comes from Funiculus sociatus GB2-C1.
CGAGCCGTTGGTAAAGAAACTGGAAAAACCAGCTACATTGAGCGATTCAACAATACGTTGAGGCAACGGGTATCTCGCCTAGTCCGAAAAACCTTGTCCTTTTCAAAATCGTTGGAGAACCACATTGGTGCTATCTGGTACTTTATCCATCACTACAATGCATCATTACTTATGTAGCACTACCCGTCTTCCTATTATTTGTTGGGCCTGGTGCCTCAACCCAGCTTTTCCCAATTATTCCTTTTTAAGGATTGGTAAAAGTGTTTATCCGGCCTCCGCCAAGGGATCTCCCTGTAGCTGGACGGGGAAAGTTGCTAGTAGGCTGAGTTACCTGATTCGGTTGCACTCCCGGATTACCAACGCTGGAATTATTACCGACGTTGGAACTAAATCCGGAGTTGGTGCCAATGTTGCTTCCCTGATTAGGCAAACCAGATGGGTATTGTCCGTAATTATTGGTGGTTATTGGGGCGGGTGGCGCTACGGGTATGGGTGCGACTGGCACTACTGGCACTGACTGGGGTTGGGTAAAAGAGGTGTAAGCATTCGGATTAGGATTAGTGGTTGTGGTTGGGGGAACGCTATAGCCTGTTGTGGTGGGTGAGGTAGTTGTCCTTGGCGGTGCTATCTGTCCAGTGTAGGTAGATGTCGGGGTTGTCTGCGTGGACTCAGATACATTTACAGGTGGCTGACTTGTAGACAATAAAGGTGTTGATGTTTGGTTTAAACCTTGTTGCAGGGGGCTTCCAGGCATCGCAGCTTGGGATGGTTTATCACCATTGAGGGCTTTAAACCCAGCTGCTGGGCTAGAAGTTGCGGATGTTGCGGATGTTTCAGTTTGCTGGTTGCTGGGTGTTGCTCCTAAAAGGGGGCCACTATTGGAAAGGGGGCCAGCATTTAGTAGCTCTTGGGCTGATGTAGCAAAAGGATTGGTGGAGTTTTGCGGATCTTTGGGTGCTATCCTGAGCAATTGAGATGTTGATTCTGGATTAGGTGCAGCAGTTTTGTTACGAGTCAACTGTTCAAATAAACCTTCTTCCTTGGGATTTTGCGATTTCTGCTTTTGCTTGCCTGCGCCTTGGGGATTGGTCGGGTTAAATTCTTGAATTAATACAGGTAAACTATCAATATCAGCGCCGATAGCACTACTTTCATCCGAAAGGCTTTGTTCATTCTCGGTTGCTTCATCGCCACTGCCAGTTAGCCACTCTGGGTGTTGCCAGTACTGCCATCCGCCAAAGAGTACCATTGAGATCGCGATCGCGCTACCCCAAAACGCCGGACGCAGTACTGTCCGGAACCGTGCTTTGAAATAGCGGATAGAGGCAGGAACTTGTTTGGAAGATGGCATAGGTGTAGTGCAGCTCGGCTCTGCACGGTGGGTATAAATTGATTCTATACGCTATTTAACTTAAGGTAGTTGCCATAAGGTAATGTTTTTTAAAAGATGCCCGTATCTTGTGTAAAAGTTTCTCTAGCAAGTTTTTTATAGGCTGTAACCTGTAAGGCAGAGGGACAATCTGCAAACGAAAAAATATTTCACAATTTATTTAGAACTGTTATATCACCAGTTAGTCATTAGTTAGTAGCGATCGCTAATGATTCAGGATGTAGGTCATTAGCGATCGCTTATTGGTTCGTGGTATACACAGCCCAAACAACTAATGACTAATTTACCGGGCAGCTTTAAGCAAAAACCAGACACCTGCTGCTAAGCCAAATAGATTTGGCATCCAAGCAGCAACAAAGGGAGGCAGGAAGTTGCCCAGTCCCAGGGCATCCCCAAAGGACATTAATAAATAGTAAGTAAAAATCACCAAGACGCTAATACCAAAACCTGTCGCTTTACTGGTGCGCGTAGGTCTAGTTGCCAAAGCAGCACCCACTATAGCAAACACCACACAAGCAAAGGGTAAGGCTATTTTTTGGTGAATGCGGATCAGCAGCTTGCGAATTTTCTGCTCATTGCCACTTAAACGTTCTATTTTCAGACGTTCTGTGGATTGTGCAAGGTTCATTTCTCCATAGTCGCGCCCAGAACTTGCCAAATCTAAGGCTGTTCGAGGCAGTTGCAGCTGTTGATGTTCAAACCGCAAAATATTGCGGTAGGAAGCATCGGGAGAAATTAGATAAATGGTGCCTTTAAAAAAATCCCAGGTATTTTGTGCTGGGTTCCAAGACGCGGCTTGTGAAGTAACAATTTGGTTTAGTCCTTCTTGTGACCAATCCAAAATTGTCAAGCCTTGCATTTTTTCACCATCAAACTTTTCTGCATAAAACAGGCGCTTTAGCACTTGTTCTTTTTCGCCATTGGGCAGTTTGACTTTAGTATATTCTGGATAAAAAATATTTCGCTCTTGGAAAGACGGCTTTTCTTTATTCAGCGCTCGATCTAGGGTAACTTTAGCTTGATAATTTGCTGCTGGTACTACATATTCATTAAAGGTAAAAGCAATACCAGTGATGAAAAATCCCAAGATAATTGCTGGTGTTACCAGACGATAAACGCTTATGCCGCAGCTACGCAAAGCTACCAATTCGCTATCGCTAGAAAGACGACTATAGGTTAATAAGGTAGCTAGTAGTGTTGAGGCAGCAAAGGCGTATGCCATAAATTGCGGTAGACTCAACAGCAACACTTTCAAAACCAGCATCGCTGGTAGCCCTACGTCCACACTTCTCCGCATCAGGTCGAATAAGCTGCCAATCGTTACTCCCAAAGAAGAAAAGAAACCCATCCCAAACAGGAAAGGTGCGAATAGTTCGCTGGCAATGTAGCGATCCATGACCGAGATGCGGGAAATCAAGGGGTAGAGCGGATTGAAAAATTTGGGCATTGCTAATGGCTAATGGCTAATGGCTAGTTGCTAATGGCTAATCGCTAATTGTTAAGAAATTGGGCATTAGCTGTTAGCAAAGGACTAGAGGCTACCTTTTGAAGTCATCGCCTAAGTAATATTGGCGTACTAAAGGGTTATTGTATAGTTCTTCAGCGCTGCCTGCGGCGAGGATTTGCCCGTCGCGCATGATGTAGGCTCGATCTGTGATGGCGAGGGTTTCGCGGACGTTGTGATCGGTAATCAAGATGCCCATGCTGCGATCGCGTAGTTCGGCTATTATTTTTTGAATCTCCGATACGGCAATTGGATCGACACCCGCAAATGGTTCATCTAAAAACAAAAATTTTGGCCCTTCGGGGCCAGATGCTAAGGATCTCGCCAACTCGGTGCGTCGCCGTTCTCCCCCAGAGACACGAATTCCGTGTGTATAAGCAACTTTTTCTAGACGAAAGTCTTGAAGTAAGTAATCCAGACGCTGCTGCCATTGACGACGCGGGACACCTGTTTGCTCTAACACCAGTAGAATGTTATCTCGGACGCTGAGGTTGCGGAAAATACTTGCTTCCTGAGCGAGGTAGCCAATGCCCAAAGTAGCTCGTTTATGAATGGGCAAGGCGGTGATGTCGGTATTATCCAACCAAACAGTACCTTGATCGGGTTTTTCTAAGCCAGTAGCAATGTAAAAGGTGGTGGTTTTACCAGCACCATTGGGGCCGAGCAATCCCACGATTTCCCCTTGCGCTACTGAAAGGTTGACACGATTGACAATCGTGCGCTTGGCATAAGACTTGTGAATATTTTCCAGTACGATTTTCATTGAATTGTGGCTGATGGCTAATGGCTAAAAGAATAAGTGCATTCTTTTTTTGCCTTTTGCATGAGAGCCTTTTGCCTTTATTACCTTTGGGGGGTTGTTGATGGGCTGTTCGGTGTTTTGAAGGCTGGCTTAGGATTAACGGGCGGAGTTGTTACAGGCGCTGCGGGTTGAGTTGGGGCGCTGGGGTCGGCAACTAGATAAATTGATTCTACCTGTCGGTTGCCTTGAGGCAGGGCAACAAAGCGCCCTTCATCGATGAGGTATGTGATTGTCTCGCCTCGGAGACTATTACCTTGTTGTAGGACGTAGACGTTGCCAGTGAGAACAATGCGGCGCTCTTTGCTGAAATACTGAGCTTGGGCAGCTGTTGCCTGAATTTGCCGTGATGGATAGTACATTTGCACGTTACCGCGTGCGGTTACGACTCCAGTTTTCGAGTTGGCCTCTTGGACATCAGAACGGACGGTGAGGGCGCGTCCGTCGCCTGGAGTTTGGGCTTGGGCGTTTTGTTGCATCTGGGTGGGGAATGCGATCGCTCCCACCAAAGCAGCTGGAAGCATTAATACTAATCCCAGGCGACGCATGAAAGATTGAGTTTGTTGAGAGGATTGCATCATGGGTTTTGCGGAGACATCAATGTTAGTCATTGGTAACAGGCTAAGGACGCGCTGAATACGTTAGTCGGCTACTGTGCCTAGTTTACTCTTTCTATAGACTCGATCCGGATCTACTTCAGGGATAACCAAGCACTAAAATCCTGACGATGCCTAGCTTGCAGAAGTTTCTTGCGCGTCTACTCGCTGTATTTTTGGTAATTGTACAGTGTCGCCTTGGTGCTGCATCTGTTCCACGAATTCAGCGATGTTTTCCGCACCAGCTTCTTGCAGTGCTGTCAACAGTTCAGCACTCTGATCTATGAGTTGGCTAACATCAATACCGCTGTATCGGGGTTCGTAAGCTTTGATGCGTCCAATTCCCTCTCCTAGTAATATCGCTGCACCGCGCCAGTTGAGATTGCCCAGATGATAGCAGGCAACTGCTATTTGCAGGACTCCCTGATAAAACCTTTTTTGCGGTTCGCTGGCTTCCATCCACAGGGCTTCTAAGGTATCGTGACAAGGGTAAAATTCCTGCTGATTAAACTGCTCTACTCCTTGCCAAAATTCAATCGGTATTTCTTCAGACATTATATATAGCAATACCTACCCTACTAAAAAGTTTGTTTTTATCAGGTTTTATGGAAATCTTAAGGATATAACTTAAAAGCATTCAACTTGTTTGAAGTATAAAAAAATAGCGAGGCTGATTGCCTCGCGCACATTGTTACATACTATCTCGCACGGCGTGAATTTCTTCAATAGAGATGTCTTGCATTTCACCACGAAACTCGTTATCTTCGGTGAGAAATAACATACAATGGCATTCTTTGCGTTCGCGCATTGGTACGCAGGGACAATTCCAGAAAGCAGCAGCTACTTCTGCTTCTTTGTCTTCGTAGTGACGACAGGGACACAAAGGCGCACCAAGGTCATCTTTGTGCTTGGCGAGTCCTTCAATCACAACGGCTGTTACTGAAGGATCGACACAAAAGTATGTGCCGGTGCGTTTGGCGTAAGTTTGAGAAAACTGACGCATTGCCTCTAGGTTTTTATCGCTGGATTTTGATTGAGTTTCTGATGATTGCATGATATGTAATGACAGGATGTAGGCAGGTATTAAAGCATTGTATCCTAAGGCTTTTCCTTAAGAGAATCGGTTGGTAAAAAATGTCAGTGAAGAAATCTATCTCAGGGGCGATTGTAGCTGAACTTGTAGTGGTTGCTCGG
Coding sequences within:
- a CDS encoding IS1 family transposase, coding for RAVGKETGKTSYIERFNNTLRQRVSRLVRKTLSFSKSLENHIGAIWYFIHHYNASLLM
- a CDS encoding LptF/LptG family permease, which gives rise to MPKFFNPLYPLISRISVMDRYIASELFAPFLFGMGFFSSLGVTIGSLFDLMRRSVDVGLPAMLVLKVLLLSLPQFMAYAFAASTLLATLLTYSRLSSDSELVALRSCGISVYRLVTPAIILGFFITGIAFTFNEYVVPAANYQAKVTLDRALNKEKPSFQERNIFYPEYTKVKLPNGEKEQVLKRLFYAEKFDGEKMQGLTILDWSQEGLNQIVTSQAASWNPAQNTWDFFKGTIYLISPDASYRNILRFEHQQLQLPRTALDLASSGRDYGEMNLAQSTERLKIERLSGNEQKIRKLLIRIHQKIALPFACVVFAIVGAALATRPTRTSKATGFGISVLVIFTYYLLMSFGDALGLGNFLPPFVAAWMPNLFGLAAGVWFLLKAAR
- the lptB gene encoding LPS export ABC transporter ATP-binding protein — its product is MKIVLENIHKSYAKRTIVNRVNLSVAQGEIVGLLGPNGAGKTTTFYIATGLEKPDQGTVWLDNTDITALPIHKRATLGIGYLAQEASIFRNLSVRDNILLVLEQTGVPRRQWQQRLDYLLQDFRLEKVAYTHGIRVSGGERRRTELARSLASGPEGPKFLFLDEPFAGVDPIAVSEIQKIIAELRDRSMGILITDHNVRETLAITDRAYIMRDGQILAAGSAEELYNNPLVRQYYLGDDFKR
- a CDS encoding LptA/OstA family protein encodes the protein MMQSSQQTQSFMRRLGLVLMLPAALVGAIAFPTQMQQNAQAQTPGDGRALTVRSDVQEANSKTGVVTARGNVQMYYPSRQIQATAAQAQYFSKERRIVLTGNVYVLQQGNSLRGETITYLIDEGRFVALPQGNRQVESIYLVADPSAPTQPAAPVTTPPVNPKPAFKTPNSPSTTPQR
- a CDS encoding DUF309 domain-containing protein, with protein sequence MSEEIPIEFWQGVEQFNQQEFYPCHDTLEALWMEASEPQKRFYQGVLQIAVACYHLGNLNWRGAAILLGEGIGRIKAYEPRYSGIDVSQLIDQSAELLTALQEAGAENIAEFVEQMQHQGDTVQLPKIQRVDAQETSAS
- a CDS encoding ferredoxin thioredoxin reductase catalytic beta subunit; the encoded protein is MQSSETQSKSSDKNLEAMRQFSQTYAKRTGTYFCVDPSVTAVVIEGLAKHKDDLGAPLCPCRHYEDKEAEVAAAFWNCPCVPMRERKECHCMLFLTEDNEFRGEMQDISIEEIHAVRDSM